One genomic window of Lytechinus variegatus isolate NC3 chromosome 1, Lvar_3.0, whole genome shotgun sequence includes the following:
- the LOC121427294 gene encoding zinc finger protein 816-like, producing the protein MDEGHDVNVGDHSEGNESSENRSRVEEGSQNFYTNTTDTTFNDMNRSDRGSDGAAEASESGPSSGEIPGSFQTDDANDQFSVIQESSDGTSDMSHSTQVFCYQTNRDGHEREGYYPQLPEQKQSTAEENCCCVECGVTFANIDLLLKHVQQHEAEQYGSEDIYRGPDDMEAVEHSSPRVATSQTPSPTRNLNNVSCMECGDVFDNVDALVRHVEVHETLMRQRQSSQMSGDHECQVCHQSFINERLLQEHVKRHNSRGGMTSPSGQSPSIGPKADFNVHSYVGRRSQTQKGGPSGCRTAHLCLICGDVFRQLSSLDKHYQTHNMNLQVLDHKCGLCGKVFSKLNNLHIHMRLHNQDRPYACSLCGKRFTQSSHLRQHELIHTQVRPFSCRFCPKTFRQSSHLHMHERIHTGMRPYKCHLCDKAFMQSSHLRIHERTHSKVRPYNCRFCNATFIQSAHMRLHEKKHLNEAAGNAELSPQKGSTPESQSPKMTTP; encoded by the coding sequence ATGGATGAAGGGCATGATGTTAATGTCGGAGACCATTCTGAAGGCAATGAATCATCCGAAAATCGATCAAGGGTTGAAGAGGGCTCTCAGAATTTCTACACAAACACTACAGATACCACTTTTAATGACATGAATCGGAGTGATAGAGGTTCTGATGGAGCTGCAGAGGCGTCAGAAAGTGGGCCTTCTTCGGGAGAAATCCCAGGTTCTTTTCAGACTGATGACGCGAATGATCAGTTTTCCGTGATTCAAGAATCTTCTGATGGTACCAGCGATATGTCTCATTCTACTCAGGTCTTTTGTTACCAGACCAATAGAGACGGGCATGAAAGAGAAGGGTATTATCCTCAGCTTCCTGAACAGAAGCAGTCAACAGCGGAAGAAAACTGTTGCTGTGTCGAGTGTGGGGTAACATTTGCCAACATAGATCTTCTCCTAAAGCATGTCCAACAACATGAGGCTGAGCAGTATGGCTCTGAGGATATCTATCGTGGCCCCGATGATATGGAAGCAGTAGAACATAGCTCACCAAGAGTAGCCACAAGTCAGACGCCAAGTCCGACTAGAAACCTCAACAATGTTTCCTGCATGGAGTGTGGTGACGTCTTTGACAACGTGGATGCACTTGTACGTCATGTCGAAGTACATGAGACTCTGATGCGACAGAGACAAAGTAGTCAGATGAGCGGAGATCATGAGTGTCAAGTATGTCACCAGTCTTTCATAAATGAAAGACTCCTTCAAGAGCATGTTAAAAGACACAATTCACGGGGTGGTATGACCTCTCCTAGTGGACAGTCACCATCCATTGGTCCAAAAGCAGATTTCAATGTTCACTCCTATGTAGGTCGTCGTTCCCAAACTCAGAAGGGAGGCCCGTCAGGATGCAGGACTGCCCATTTGTGTCTAATCTGCGGGGATGTCTTTCGTCAACTGTCTAGTTTAGACAAACATTATCAGACTCACAATATGAACTTGCAAGTACTTGATCATAAGTGTGGCCTTTGTGGCAAAGTATTCTCAAAGCTCAACAACTTGCATATTCATATGCGTCTTCACAACCAAGACAGACCTTATGCATGCTCACTCTGCGGGAAACGTTTCACTCAAAGTAGCCATCTGAGACAGCATGAACTTATTCACACTCAGGTGCGTCCGTTCTCGTGTCGCTTCTGTCCGAAGACATTCCGTCAGAGTAGTCATCTACACATGCATGAGCGTATACACACCGGGATGCGACCCTACAAGTGCCATCTTTGCGACAAGGCTTTCATGCAAAGTAGTCATCTGCGCATTCACGAGCGCACACATTCCAAAGTACGGCCGTATAATTGCAGGTTCTGCAACGCGACGTTCATTCAGAGTGCCCACATGCGCTTGCACGAAAAGAAACATTTGAACGAGGCCGCCGGAAACGCTGAATTGTCACCACAAAAAGGATCAACACCAGAATCTCAAAGTCCAAAGATGACCACTCCTTAG
- the LOC121432203 gene encoding uncharacterized protein LOC121432203: MKPDKLGHQSSRKLHSILHSHKDKHPSNKQPGVYKIPCDCGKVYIGETGRDFDTRLKEHKTHHRRSDWDRSAIVKHAQQENHRIEWERSHLITNIRHWNTRRVREAIEIHQHNTVPQDPGLHINSIWHPILRHHQTSNRSTNNQPSTVTPPSPPTQHSSLIASPTQPGTPPTH; this comes from the exons ATGAAACCTGATAAACTAGG ACACCAATCCTCTCGAAAACTACACTCCATCCTTCACTCTCATAAGGACAAGCACCCATCCAACAAACAACCAGGCGTCTACAAGATCCCCTGCGACTGCGGTAAAGTCTACATTGGGGAAACCGGCCGAGACTTCGACACCAGACTCAAGGAACACAAGACCCACCACCGACGCAGCGACTGGGACCGATCCGCCATCGTCAAGCACGCACAACAAGAGAATCACCGCATAGAATGGGAAAGGAGCCACCTAATCACCAACATCCGGCACTGGAATACCAGAAGGGTCAGGGAAGCCATTGAGATACATCAACACAACACTGTGCCTCAAGACCCTGGCCTCCACATCAACAGCATCTGGCACCCAATCCTACGTCACCATCAAACTTCTAACCGATCCACAAACAACCAGCCGTCCACCGTCACTCCACCGAGCCCTCCTACCCAACACAGCAGTCTGATTGCATCACCAACTCAACCAGGGACTCCGCCGACACACTAA